Below is a window of Fimbriimonadaceae bacterium DNA.
TAAGGTCCTACTTAAAGGAAAATCAAGGGCCCCGAAATCTCTCTTGCCGAGAGCTGGGAACAGCATTATACACAGGATTGGCGGGCGTGAAAAGGGCTTTCGGAGATCATTTTGAAAGAAAAGGTCGACCTGCTCTAAATAGTGACTTTAGGTGTCATGCTGAGTGTTATTTTGAACTTAAAACCTAGCCAAATACATGTCACATGTGTGATATGTGCAACGCTCTCGCGGACAAGTACAATGGTTCCATGACAAAAGCGTTGGGAGTGCTGGCTGGGCAAGACATGCCAGATGACTTGCTCATGAAATGGGCATCCAGCGCAGACCTCCTTTTCGCCGCCGATGGAGGTGTCAACCGCCTTCACAAGATTGGGATAAAGCCCACGGTCGTGATCGGCGACATGGACTCCGCCGAAGGCGGACCGCTCGCCGAAGCCCTTGCAGAAGTGATACACCTACCAGGTCAAGAGGTGACCGATTGCGACAAGTTGCTCGAATATGTGGAAGCCCAAGGACACAGCGCGATCACCCTTGCCGCCGTCGAGGGCGATAGAATGGATCACATGCTCGCCACGCTGCACAGCGCCGCTCGCTCGGGGCTTTCGATTCGACTGGCCTTGCGCACGGGAATAGGCTGGGTCTTGCGTGCCGGAGACGAGGTCGATCTTGCGACCCGTGTGGGGAGGCAAGTGTCCTTATTGCCGCTCACCGCCGTGGAAAGCTGCAGTTTCAGGGGGGTTGAGTGGCCCCTTGAGAAATCTCCTCTAAGTCCCCTCGGACCGACGAGCATCTCCAACCGCGCAGTTACGGAGCACGTTCATGTGCATCTGATCGACGGTGCGGCAGCGGTCTTTCTTGAAGTTCCCCCAGAGGAGCTTCCCCAATGGTGATGGAGGCGGGTTGGGACAGTTAGCGACGCTGGATTGGGTGGTTGTTCTCGCCTTTATCGGGCTGATCCTTGCGCTCGGATTTTCAGCAAAACTGCGCGACAATTCGGTTCTGCAGTATCTCACCGCTGGGCGCGCGCTCACTCTTCCGGTCTTTGTCGCCACTTTGGTGAGCACCTGGTACGGCGGCATTTTGGGGATCGCCGAATCTGTCAGTTTCTACGGTATCGGCACATGGGTGATGTTCGGGGTTCCCTTCTACGTCTTTGGGCTCATCTATGCGTTTTTCCTGGCGAAGAAGGTGCGTGAAGCGGACCAGATCAGCATCCCTGAAAGGCTCCAGCTACGCTACGGGCGGGGTGTTGCCGTCATCGGTGCGACCCTCGTCCTGATGCTCGCCGTTCCTGCCGCCCATGTGCTGATGCTAGGGGCGCTTGTCCACTTCTTGACCGGGTGGAGCCTCGGCGCGTCCGTCCTCATCGCGGCAGTTGTCGGCACGCTGTTCCTCTATAAGGGCGGGCTTCTTGCGGACGCTCGGGTATCGGTTCTGGCCTTTCTGATGATGTACGTCGGGTTTGCCGTGATCGTGATTTGGTGCCTGATGCGGATGTCTCCAGGAGAGGCAGTCGCTGCCATCGGCAACACGCCAAAACAGGGGCATCTCCTTCAATGGGACGGCGGGGCTGGCATCGTTCAAGTTGTTAGTTTCTTCATCATCGGCGCGTGGACGCTGGTCGATCCAGGTTTTCATCAGCGCGTTGCAAGCTGCAAGAGTCCAGAAGTAGGAAAGAAGGGCGTATTGGTCAGCGTTGGGTTTTGGGTTCTCTTTGATTTACTGACCATCTCCACTGGCATGTACGCGATCGCCATGAATCACCAATCGCCTTCTGAGGCAGGCGCTCTTGGCGGGATGCTCCTCTTCCCTTCATTTGGTCAAGCCGTCCTGCCGTCGGGCTTGTACGCCGTTTTTCTTTGCGGGATGCTTGGCACGATCGTTTCCGCGATGGTCGGCTATACGCTCGTGAGCGGAGCAAGCATTGGGCGCGATATCGTTGCTCGGTTCAAGCCAGGCGCTGACGATGCCCATATCAAGCTCTGGACGCGTATTGGCTTTGGTATCGCCACCGGACTGGCGATTACGCTTGCGCTGAACATCGAATCGGTGGTTAGTCTGTGGTATTTGTGGAGTGGAATTGTCGTCGGAGCCCTCTTAATCCCGGCTCTTTCGGCGTATGGAAAGAGAAGTCTGAATGTCTCGCCGCTCTGGATTATTGTCTCGATGGTCGTCTCGTCCCTTGCGACATTGGGCTTGTTGATCTACGGACTGCGAACCGGAGACGCATTTCTAACCGTCACCTGGTTAGGAAAGACATTCAGCATAGGAACGCTGGCCCCAGGATTGGCAATTTCAGCTTTTATCCTTGGGTTAGGCAAAACCCTAGCCATAATACGGGGTAAGCACCATGGTTGAGAACGATAACCTATCTGTAGCAGAGGTCGAAGAACCGACCGATGCAGTCGTCGAAGAGACGCCTGAAACCGCTGATGCGTCAGCCGATGTCGAAGCGCCAGAAGCACCGGAGCAGGAGGAAGATTTTGCCCCTGCAGGTCAGGCGCGTTTGATCGTTAAACGGCAAGGCATTGAGACCGACAGCGTTTTTCCGCTTAATCCTCCTTCGACAATTGGACGCTTTGATCCGGGTGTTGGCCCTATCGATGTCGATCTTGCCGATCTACCCGAGGGTGTTTATGTCTCTCGAAAGCACGCCAAGATCACTTGTGAGGATGATGTTTGGAAGATCGTCGATCTCGGCTCATCGAACGGCACTTTCGTTCTACGCGACGACTTTGAGCGTGTGGAAGAGGCCGAATTGGCGGATGGCACCGAGTTTGCGCTGGGCAACGCGCGGTTTGTCTTCCGTCTGAGTTAAGTCCAGACCCGATTGGAACATAGAGGCCATCGTTAGCGATGGCCTCTATGTTTATCTATGGCGGCACGATCCAGCCGCTTTTGTGCGCCTACCTTCTGAGATACAGGCCCAGGCCCTTAGGAACATCTTTCTTCGTTCCGCCCTTTTCTCCTCCAGCACTACGCTGGAGACAAAGATGAACATCAAAAAGATCGCACTTCTCGTCGCTATTCCCGTCCTCGCCATCGGTTGGTATCTCTTTCATCCCGAACTGCTGTTCGTGAACAAAAGTGTCAACGAAGGTCTCCCTGCTGCTGGGCAGATGGTTCAGACGATCTCGCAAGGGAGCTTTCAGAGCTATGCTCACGAGACCAAGGGGATTGCGAGCGTTGTTGAAAGCGACGGTAAGAAGTACCTTCGTTTAAGCGAGTTTTCGACCTCGAACGGCCCCGACGTCCGTGTGTATTTGGTGAAGGGCTCGGACAGCGCTGAGGACTCTGTCAAGAAAAACGGTTACGTTGAGCTGGGCAAGCTGAAGGGGAATATCGGAGATCAGAACTATCACATTCCAGATTCGGTGAACCTCGACGAGTACAAAGCCGTATCCATCTGGTGCGCTCGCTTTAGCGTTGGGTTTGGAGGGGCAACGCTTAGCCAGAAGTGACGGATTAGGAATGATTGAGGCATGGGAGGAGGCTGCGATGTCATGCCGCTTGGATCGCTTTCTTCAAGGCATCGAGTACGGAGATTGGCCTCTCTTCCCATTCTTCATCCCTCAACCTTGCTAACTGGGTACCCTCACGGCACAACCGATGCTCCAACGCCATCAGCCGCTTGCGATATACATGGAAGGAGCCCTCGATGTCGATATCGGCAAGATGGGCTTTGGGATTCTCCGGTATTCGCCGAACCCAGTGGCGTGCGTTATCGACTCCCGCTTCTCGGGCAGAGATCAGCAAGACATCACTCGCATACCCCGCTCTTGTCCGGTAGTCGGCAGCGTGGCAGAAGCCATTTCGAAGGGCGCAGAAGTGCTTGTGCTGGGAACTGCCCCACCAGGAGGCTTGATTCCGCAAGCTTGGAACAGCGCTATTCAGGAGGCCATCAATGGAGGACTGAGCATCGTCAATGGCCTTCACGACCTCCTGGCCCCAAGGTTTCCGAATCTCAAACCCGGGCAGTGGGTTTGGGATGTTCGACTCGAACCCAAAGACCTTGGCGTGAACGAAGGCCGCGCCCGATTACTCCCAAACAAGCGCGTGCTGATGATCGGCACAAGTATGGCGGTCGGCAAGATGACGGCCGGCCTGGAGATTTACCGAACCGCGCTGAGCCGGGGTATTAAGGCGGAGTTCGTCGCCACCGGCCAGATCGGAATCACAATCATGGGCTCGGGCGTACCACTTGACGCCGTGCGTGTGGACTATGCCGCAGGAGCCATCGAACGCGAAGTGATGTGCGTTGCCGAGGCTGAACTGATCATCGTGGAAGGTCAAGGCGCGCTGATTCATCCGGGAAGCACCGCCACGCTTCCTCTCTTGCGCGGCTCGATGCCCACCCACCTCATCCTATGCCACATCGCCGGCATGGACATGCTAAATCGCGTGTCGTGGGTGAAGGTGCCGCCCCTTCGCGACTACGTGCGCCTTTATGAAGACCTTGCCGAAGCTTGCGGCACATTTCCCCGGCCCAAGACGGCGGGAATCTGCGTGAACACGTTCGGGTTGGACGAAGCCGCTGCGAGGGAGGTCATCCAACGAACACAGGACGAAACGGGACTGCACGTGACTGATCCTGTGCGGTTTGGGGTGGATGGACTTTTGGAAGCCTTAGGGTAGAACACCCGCCCTCGGTTCGCTATCGCTCACCGTCCCTCCCTCCAGGGAGGGAAGTTCAAAGCGAAGCGTGACACAGGGAGGGTGCTGTTCGACCTGGACGTAACGAGCGCTTAGCTCTTCGCGCCGAACTTTCGCTTCCAATCGTCGATCAAGCGCAGAGCTTCGATGGGGGTTAGCCGGTTCACGTCCACTTTGTCCAGCTCCTTCATCACCGGAGGCGGTTCCACGTCGAACAGCGTGAGCTGAAGCTTTTGGCTGGTGGTGGAGACTTTTGGCGCAGAAGAGCCCTGCTCTAGCTCGTCCAACAGCTCCTGCGAACGGATCAGCACCGAATGCGGCACGCCCGCCATCTTCGCTACGTGGATGCCGTAGCTGCGGTCGGTGCCGCCGGGAAGGACGCGGTGCGTCCAGACCACGTCGTCCCCAATCTCCTCCACGCTCACACGGTAGTTAGAGACAGTGGGAAGTTGATCGGCGAGGGCGTTCAGTTGGTGATAGTGAGTCGCAAAAAGCGTTTTTGCCCCAACCATTGCCAGGTGTTCGATCATCGCCCAGGCGATCGCCATGCCGTCGTAGGTGCTGGTTCCTCGCCCAACCTCATCGAGAATGACCAAGCTCCGCTCGGTCGCGTGGTTGAGTATGTTCGCGCTCTCGATCATCTCGACCATGAAGGTGCTCTGCCCCAGCGCAAGCTCGTCCTTCGCGCCGATGCGGGCAAAGATGCGGTCGCATATCCCCAGGCGGCAACTCCTGGCGGGGACGAAGCAACCTACCTGAGCCAGCAGAACAATGAGCGCGGTCTGGCGCAGGTAGGTGGACTTTCCCGACATGTTGGGACCGGTGAGGATGACGATTCGATTTTGGATTTGGGGAGCGGAGTTGGGGGCATTGGATTGTAGATCGTTGATTGCAGATTGTTGATTGATTGGCTCTCCGGCCTCTACA
It encodes the following:
- a CDS encoding DUF1611 domain-containing protein, whose amino-acid sequence is MLQRHQPLAIYMEGALDVDIGKMGFGILRYSPNPVACVIDSRFSGRDQQDITRIPRSCPVVGSVAEAISKGAEVLVLGTAPPGGLIPQAWNSAIQEAINGGLSIVNGLHDLLAPRFPNLKPGQWVWDVRLEPKDLGVNEGRARLLPNKRVLMIGTSMAVGKMTAGLEIYRTALSRGIKAEFVATGQIGITIMGSGVPLDAVRVDYAAGAIEREVMCVAEAELIIVEGQGALIHPGSTATLPLLRGSMPTHLILCHIAGMDMLNRVSWVKVPPLRDYVRLYEDLAEACGTFPRPKTAGICVNTFGLDEAAAREVIQRTQDETGLHVTDPVRFGVDGLLEALG
- a CDS encoding DM13 domain-containing protein, encoding MNIKKIALLVAIPVLAIGWYLFHPELLFVNKSVNEGLPAAGQMVQTISQGSFQSYAHETKGIASVVESDGKKYLRLSEFSTSNGPDVRVYLVKGSDSAEDSVKKNGYVELGKLKGNIGDQNYHIPDSVNLDEYKAVSIWCARFSVGFGGATLSQK
- a CDS encoding thiamine diphosphokinase, translating into MTKALGVLAGQDMPDDLLMKWASSADLLFAADGGVNRLHKIGIKPTVVIGDMDSAEGGPLAEALAEVIHLPGQEVTDCDKLLEYVEAQGHSAITLAAVEGDRMDHMLATLHSAARSGLSIRLALRTGIGWVLRAGDEVDLATRVGRQVSLLPLTAVESCSFRGVEWPLEKSPLSPLGPTSISNRAVTEHVHVHLIDGAAAVFLEVPPEELPQW
- a CDS encoding FHA domain-containing protein, which translates into the protein MVENDNLSVAEVEEPTDAVVEETPETADASADVEAPEAPEQEEDFAPAGQARLIVKRQGIETDSVFPLNPPSTIGRFDPGVGPIDVDLADLPEGVYVSRKHAKITCEDDVWKIVDLGSSNGTFVLRDDFERVEEAELADGTEFALGNARFVFRLS